A section of the Dehalobacter sp. DCM genome encodes:
- a CDS encoding DUF2812 domain-containing protein: MLKFRLYYDKDAEQDWLQKMCLEGWALKQFFLGFYTFVPCEPGEYNYQIDILDNWHGDKTDYATFMEEAGVEVVGQWWRWVFLRKKAADGPFEMYTDAQSKIAQYRKIKRFFTVFLVIETICFLMELMAAMETGEVVIGALTVLLGIITLALLRIVWKCQWKIEQLRREEI; the protein is encoded by the coding sequence ATGTTAAAATTCAGATTGTATTATGATAAAGATGCCGAGCAAGATTGGCTGCAGAAAATGTGTTTGGAAGGATGGGCGCTGAAACAGTTTTTCCTCGGCTTTTATACGTTTGTACCCTGTGAACCCGGCGAATACAATTATCAGATTGATATACTGGATAATTGGCATGGCGATAAGACCGATTATGCCACGTTTATGGAGGAGGCCGGCGTCGAAGTAGTCGGTCAGTGGTGGCGATGGGTATTCCTGCGCAAAAAGGCTGCCGATGGGCCCTTTGAGATGTATACCGATGCACAGTCCAAAATAGCGCAATACCGTAAGATCAAACGTTTTTTCACCGTCTTTTTGGTAATTGAAACCATCTGTTTCTTGATGGAGCTGATGGCCGCTATGGAAACGGGTGAAGTTGTTATTGGTGCTTTAACAGTGTTGCTCGGGATTATCACGTTAGCGTTGTTAAGGATCGTCTGGAAATGCCAGTGGAAAATTGAGCAATTGCGACGTGAGGAGATATAG